In one Nitrososphaera viennensis EN76 genomic region, the following are encoded:
- a CDS encoding cupredoxin domain-containing protein — MFEFGYSSAVLAAAILLAAALSAGTPVQNALSQTNTTTTTAFNPQPGYSQAREDPSFAVRIPFTDLGFTSFQPTTISIPTGMTVIWFNDDQSEHSVTVDAGSSDIPQGAEFDSDMIAPGGFFTHTFTAPGTYDYHDSADPEAKGRIIVGSEFEEGSNMDMLIGGNALPFNSSKLSRVTLSFVPHESAAVIPPDLSITYNVTIADSASTLYSNQFEDSDGILDLELVPSAAATNNTGQFVTWGPDLTDNEGVASDGAYHVQGPVLVNNDAYTIQVSIVAENGNDLPAPISDTFVLPPVEVQ; from the coding sequence ATGTTCGAATTCGGGTACAGTAGTGCAGTTCTTGCTGCAGCAATTCTTCTTGCAGCAGCATTATCTGCAGGAACACCAGTCCAGAACGCACTCTCGCAGACAAATACTACCACCACCACCGCATTCAACCCCCAGCCGGGTTACAGCCAAGCAAGAGAAGACCCCTCGTTTGCAGTCAGAATCCCGTTTACGGATCTGGGATTTACATCATTCCAGCCGACGACGATTTCAATACCAACCGGCATGACCGTCATATGGTTCAACGATGACCAGTCGGAACACTCTGTTACCGTGGACGCAGGCTCCTCCGACATCCCGCAAGGAGCAGAGTTTGACTCGGACATGATAGCGCCCGGGGGCTTTTTCACGCACACGTTTACTGCGCCGGGAACCTACGATTACCACGATAGTGCAGACCCCGAGGCAAAGGGCAGGATCATCGTGGGCAGCGAGTTTGAAGAGGGAAGCAACATGGACATGCTAATTGGCGGAAACGCACTGCCGTTTAATTCGAGCAAGCTGTCAAGGGTGACGCTGTCATTTGTGCCGCATGAAAGCGCGGCCGTGATCCCGCCAGATTTAAGCATCACGTACAACGTGACTATAGCAGATTCAGCGTCAACCCTGTACAGCAACCAGTTTGAAGATTCAGACGGCATACTGGACCTTGAGCTTGTGCCCTCCGCAGCAGCAACAAACAACACCGGACAATTTGTCACTTGGGGGCCTGACCTGACGGACAACGAAGGAGTGGCAAGTGACGGCGCGTACCACGTCCAGGGCCCTGTGCTGGTAAACAATGATGCATACACGATCCAGGTTTCGATAGTTGCGGAAAACGGAAACGACCTGCCTGCTCCA
- a CDS encoding DUF3574 domain-containing protein, with product MGRTRAIKIDFYIPTRTKDGEDIDPNKVDRIIDQIWPEYQGATKLTGTGYYRPESGKDEITDSYVLSIITTHDRTFSRHLQHFKQKIREDLHQESVLITWHYVEEVL from the coding sequence TTGGGCCGCACTAGAGCGATAAAAATCGATTTCTATATACCTACAAGAACGAAAGATGGCGAAGATATAGACCCCAATAAAGTGGATAGAATCATAGACCAGATTTGGCCGGAGTATCAAGGCGCCACAAAGCTGACCGGTACGGGCTATTATCGTCCAGAGTCAGGGAAGGACGAGATTACCGATAGTTATGTGCTTTCGATAATCACAACGCACGACAGAACGTTCAGTCGTCATCTGCAGCATTTCAAGCAAAAAATCAGAGAAGACCTGCATCAAGAGTCGGTGCTGATAACATGGCATTATGTTGAAGAAGTTTTGTGA
- a CDS encoding PAC2 family protein has translation MARKNRESIVLTSHYHSGNKPLPSIPQGNNVGSSGGDNSSIAAGSNDEPKPPSSWHHKKTALLTGMSAGLLSSCLSRDMSCSAVLVPTSSGVPDPEGAALLLQTISEIPNVPLELDVGPLLKEGREIKRRLAETIASLRQQEEAQTTSYPGRSMMYG, from the coding sequence GTGGCCCGCAAAAATCGGGAATCGATAGTGCTGACCAGCCATTACCACTCTGGTAACAAACCGCTGCCATCAATCCCGCAAGGAAATAACGTCGGCAGCAGCGGCGGCGACAACAGCAGCATTGCAGCCGGTAGTAATGACGAACCGAAACCGCCATCATCTTGGCACCACAAAAAGACAGCCTTGCTAACAGGCATGTCGGCAGGGCTGCTATCGTCGTGCCTTTCACGCGATATGTCCTGCAGCGCGGTCCTTGTCCCTACAAGCAGTGGCGTGCCCGACCCGGAGGGGGCGGCCCTGCTGCTCCAAACGATCAGCGAAATACCAAACGTTCCGCTTGAGTTGGATGTGGGCCCTCTCTTGAAGGAGGGCAGAGAGATCAAGCGCAGGCTGGCAGAAACCATAGCAAGCCTCAGGCAGCAGGAAGAAGCGCAAACGACATCATACCCGGGCAGATCGATGATGTACGGCTGA
- a CDS encoding DDE-type integrase/transposase/recombinase — MRKRTDPAIIRYALYLYFNSRSFRLAARSLSPIKRRSHVAVWKWVQKYSSLADRFRTDRRLVRAIFVDETLLQIDGHDYWLWIAYEPTIGTCLMMHLSRERTIFVCYQFFKQLQRRYGRRPIFTDGAQWYNDACRWLRLRHYVYGTELKNLMERFIQHIKDRTECFDDHFPCRKENCDRQHVWNWFKLFLLYLHMGADMIRFMTFLAKDGG; from the coding sequence ATGAGAAAGAGGACAGACCCAGCTATAATCAGATATGCACTGTACCTGTATTTTAATTCTAGGAGCTTTCGGCTGGCAGCCAGATCGCTATCACCAATAAAGAGAAGGAGCCACGTTGCTGTATGGAAATGGGTACAGAAATATTCCAGCCTTGCAGACAGGTTCCGGACAGACAGACGCCTTGTCAGGGCAATATTTGTTGACGAAACACTATTGCAGATAGATGGGCATGACTATTGGCTATGGATAGCGTACGAACCAACTATTGGCACATGCTTGATGATGCATCTGTCTCGTGAGAGGACCATTTTCGTATGTTACCAGTTCTTCAAGCAGTTGCAAAGGAGGTATGGAAGGAGGCCGATATTCACAGACGGTGCTCAGTGGTACAATGATGCTTGCAGGTGGCTCAGATTACGCCATTATGTGTACGGTACAGAATTGAAGAATTTGATGGAGCGGTTTATACAGCATATCAAGGACAGGACGGAGTGTTTTGACGACCACTTTCCATGCAGGAAGGAGAATTGTGACAGACAGCATGTCTGGAACTGGTTCAAATTATTTTTACTGTACCTGCATATGGGCGCAGACATGATACGGTTTATGACATTCCTGGCCAAGGATGGTGGCTAA
- the thsB gene encoding thermosome subunit beta translates to MSLQQASAGGTPILILRTGSRQSRGREAQQNNFSAIRLIAEMVRSSLGPRGMDKMLVDSLGDVTITNDGATILKEMDIEHPAAKMMVEISKATDNEVGDGTTSVVVLAGALIEKAEELIEKGVHPTVIVDGYRKSADKAIQVLGSIAHDVRGNEKRELIRVAKTSMQTKLVSRESGLLAEIVVRAAMQVSEKTDSGYRADIDDVRVEKKTGGSIRDTSLIEGIILNKEVVHGGMPKCVEGARIALISAALEIEKTEFEAKINISSPDQMQKFLDEETYMLKSMVDKIVQSGANVLVCQKGIDDTAQHYLAKAGILAVRRATESDMTRLSKATGARSVTNLDDLAPKDLGFAKLVSERKIETDKLVFIEGCKNPLAVTIFVRGGSQRVVDEAERSVHDALMVSKDVLEKPAIVAGGGAPEAYMAGKIREWAGTLSGREQLAAEKYAEALEVIPLSLAENAGMNVIDTLAELRAKQSRGSHSIGVDARSGRVVDMSKLDVVEPLTVKEQIIKSATEAASMILRIDDVIASSRSGGAPAMPQGGMGM, encoded by the coding sequence ACACCAATTCTAATTTTGCGGACTGGTTCTAGGCAAAGCCGGGGCAGAGAGGCTCAACAGAACAATTTTTCCGCGATAAGACTGATCGCCGAAATGGTACGTAGCTCCTTGGGTCCTAGAGGTATGGACAAAATGCTGGTAGATTCACTGGGAGACGTCACCATAACGAATGATGGCGCAACCATCCTGAAGGAGATGGACATCGAGCACCCGGCCGCCAAGATGATGGTTGAGATAAGCAAGGCCACCGACAACGAAGTGGGAGACGGCACGACTTCGGTCGTCGTTCTGGCAGGCGCTTTGATAGAAAAAGCTGAGGAGCTGATAGAGAAGGGAGTGCACCCGACAGTAATAGTGGACGGGTACAGAAAAAGCGCCGACAAGGCGATACAAGTACTTGGCAGCATCGCTCATGACGTCCGTGGCAACGAAAAACGCGAGCTGATCCGTGTCGCCAAGACCTCGATGCAAACGAAACTCGTCTCTAGAGAATCCGGCCTGCTGGCAGAGATTGTCGTAAGAGCTGCGATGCAAGTCTCGGAAAAGACCGACTCTGGCTACAGAGCAGACATCGACGACGTAAGAGTAGAAAAAAAGACCGGTGGCTCTATTCGTGACACTAGTCTCATCGAGGGCATTATACTCAATAAGGAAGTGGTACACGGAGGGATGCCAAAGTGCGTGGAAGGCGCCCGGATCGCCCTGATATCTGCCGCCCTTGAGATTGAAAAGACCGAGTTTGAAGCCAAGATAAACATCAGTTCTCCAGACCAAATGCAAAAGTTTCTTGATGAAGAGACCTACATGCTCAAGTCGATGGTCGACAAAATAGTGCAAAGCGGGGCAAACGTCTTGGTGTGCCAAAAAGGCATAGACGATACAGCCCAGCACTACTTGGCCAAAGCAGGAATACTGGCAGTAAGGCGCGCAACAGAAAGCGACATGACCCGGCTTTCCAAGGCCACGGGTGCAAGGTCGGTAACCAATCTTGACGACCTTGCGCCAAAAGATCTGGGTTTTGCGAAACTGGTGAGCGAGCGGAAGATAGAGACTGACAAGCTGGTCTTTATTGAAGGATGCAAGAACCCGCTGGCAGTTACCATATTTGTGCGCGGAGGCTCGCAGAGAGTGGTCGATGAGGCAGAGCGCTCGGTTCACGATGCACTAATGGTTTCCAAAGACGTTCTTGAAAAACCGGCCATAGTTGCTGGCGGCGGGGCTCCAGAAGCGTATATGGCAGGCAAGATCAGGGAATGGGCGGGCACCCTTTCTGGACGGGAACAGCTCGCTGCAGAAAAATACGCAGAGGCTTTGGAGGTCATCCCTCTCTCATTGGCCGAAAACGCAGGAATGAATGTGATAGACACGCTTGCGGAACTACGCGCAAAACAAAGCAGGGGTTCGCATTCTATAGGCGTCGACGCGAGGAGCGGCAGGGTTGTCGACATGTCCAAACTCGACGTGGTCGAGCCTCTTACAGTTAAGGAGCAGATAATCAAGTCCGCCACGGAAGCCGCGTCGATGATCCTGAGGATAGACGACGTTATCGCCTCAAGCAGGTCCGGAGGCGCTCCGGCCATGCCGCAGGGCGGCATGGGTATGTAG
- a CDS encoding universal stress protein, giving the protein MGTTNFGNILVAVDGSDQSMRAVDVAISLAAKYDSVLTALYVIYIPFGERLYPRAVWYEEFIKEIHKEASEWLSEIQKRGKENGVVIESKMSETTESVAAEIVRYAKENETKLVVVGSRGKSDLEKLFLGSVAAGVLAYATCPVLVVR; this is encoded by the coding sequence ATGGGGACAACCAACTTTGGAAACATCTTGGTAGCGGTCGATGGTTCCGACCAATCAATGAGGGCGGTCGATGTTGCCATATCTCTGGCAGCAAAATATGATTCTGTATTAACAGCCCTCTACGTCATCTACATACCGTTTGGGGAAAGACTCTATCCGCGCGCGGTCTGGTACGAGGAGTTCATCAAGGAAATACACAAGGAGGCCAGCGAATGGCTTTCGGAAATTCAAAAGAGGGGAAAGGAAAATGGAGTAGTGATTGAATCGAAAATGAGCGAGACTACTGAATCAGTTGCTGCAGAAATAGTAAGATATGCCAAAGAGAATGAAACCAAACTTGTTGTAGTGGGCTCTAGGGGCAAGTCAGACCTGGAAAAACTATTCTTGGGTAGCGTTGCAGCAGGCGTATTGGCCTATGCCACGTGCCCTGTATTGGTTGTGAGATGA
- a CDS encoding dienelactone hydrolase family protein, which yields MQDRKRDHNNDGDDDGNGRPVDMPLGSGVVLHGSLKVFDDSKSRAVVLFAHGSGSGRYSPRNRYVASALNKAGIGTLLFDLLTDEEEIVDEQTRHHRLDIGLLADRLVRVTDWLLIQSQKEDPPAGLKIGYFGASTGAAAALVAAAERPGVVRAVVSRGGRPDLATTKSLAKVRAPVLLIVGQNDKAVIKLNQEAFDKLRLLGNDEKELVIIPGATHLFEEPGKLEQVAQLAASWFARFLGGSGGIKEENHGAGAKKSAAC from the coding sequence ATGCAGGATCGCAAAAGAGACCACAATAATGATGGTGACGACGACGGCAACGGGCGACCAGTCGATATGCCCCTCGGTTCAGGCGTCGTGCTTCATGGTAGCCTGAAGGTCTTTGATGATAGCAAGTCCAGAGCGGTGGTATTGTTTGCTCATGGAAGCGGAAGCGGTAGGTACAGCCCAAGGAACAGGTATGTTGCAAGCGCGCTAAATAAAGCAGGCATAGGCACCCTGCTTTTTGACCTCCTTACAGATGAAGAAGAAATTGTTGATGAACAAACCCGGCATCACAGGCTTGACATCGGCCTTTTGGCAGACAGACTGGTTAGAGTGACCGATTGGCTGCTGATTCAAAGCCAAAAAGAAGATCCTCCCGCCGGCCTTAAAATCGGCTATTTCGGGGCAAGCACAGGAGCGGCAGCAGCGCTGGTGGCGGCTGCAGAAAGGCCGGGTGTAGTGCGAGCCGTCGTCTCGCGGGGAGGCCGGCCCGACCTTGCCACGACAAAATCTCTGGCCAAAGTCAGGGCGCCTGTGCTTCTTATTGTCGGGCAAAATGACAAAGCCGTAATCAAGCTAAACCAAGAAGCGTTTGATAAACTGCGATTGCTCGGCAATGATGAAAAGGAATTGGTGATAATCCCGGGTGCCACGCATCTGTTTGAAGAGCCAGGCAAGCTTGAACAGGTGGCACAACTTGCCGCAAGCTGGTTTGCGCGTTTTCTTGGCGGCAGCGGTGGCATAAAAGAAGAAAATCATGGAGCTGGCGCCAAAAAGTCTGCTGCTTGTTGA
- a CDS encoding transcription initiation factor IIB has product MQLSSLCSGCSKRAMISDPESGEIVCGSCGLVLSDRTMETRAEWRNFGAETAHRTRAGDPASLARHDMGLATVIGRENTDARGSLLTATVRSAIGRWRTWDSRGRSHSSSDRNLQKAFDELNRLKTKLNLSGAMMEKTAYVYRKANERQLARGRSISSLLGACVYVSCRELGSSLSLKDIAEKTGVKRNDLARMYRIILLELDLRVPVIDPVMCMIRIANKAGLSEKTKRQAIRTMDDGAKKEKRAGKNPMGFAASILYQACITSGENINQRTLAEAAGVTEVTLRNRLRDFRQTGMIGCPVSQT; this is encoded by the coding sequence ATGCAACTTTCATCACTGTGTTCGGGATGCAGCAAGAGAGCCATGATCTCCGACCCGGAATCTGGCGAAATTGTCTGCGGCAGCTGCGGCTTGGTATTGTCAGATAGGACTATGGAGACGCGGGCTGAATGGCGCAACTTTGGCGCAGAAACGGCTCATAGGACCCGAGCGGGGGATCCCGCTTCATTGGCCCGGCACGACATGGGCCTTGCTACAGTCATCGGAAGGGAAAACACGGACGCAAGGGGCTCCCTTCTGACCGCGACGGTGCGTTCTGCAATAGGCAGATGGAGGACGTGGGACAGTAGGGGTAGGAGCCACTCATCTTCAGATAGGAACCTTCAGAAGGCTTTTGACGAGCTTAACAGGTTGAAAACCAAACTCAATCTGTCCGGCGCGATGATGGAGAAGACTGCTTACGTCTACAGGAAAGCCAACGAGAGACAGCTGGCAAGAGGAAGGAGTATTTCTTCTCTTCTTGGGGCATGCGTATACGTTTCGTGCAGAGAACTTGGCAGTTCGCTATCACTCAAGGACATCGCAGAGAAAACCGGCGTCAAGAGAAATGATCTGGCCAGAATGTATCGCATAATTCTGCTTGAACTTGACCTTAGGGTACCTGTGATAGACCCTGTAATGTGCATGATCCGAATAGCCAACAAGGCAGGCCTGAGCGAAAAGACAAAGCGGCAAGCAATTCGGACTATGGATGATGGCGCAAAGAAGGAGAAGCGGGCAGGCAAGAACCCTATGGGATTTGCAGCATCGATTCTCTACCAGGCCTGCATAACGAGCGGTGAAAACATTAACCAAAGGACTCTTGCCGAAGCTGCAGGCGTGACAGAAGTAACCCTCAGAAATAGGCTGAGAGACTTTAGGCAAACCGGGATGATAGGATGTCCCGTCTCTCAAACTTGA
- a CDS encoding CBS domain-containing protein produces MTGLTDTAVKIGIAISYGLMGLGFFVILTSDFLSGIWLLLIGWFLQSGAQSYKYQYELTAILSKVRVGDIMNAAFIAMPPEITLQESQRRYFSTYMKSTFPVTDAGGKLLGMVTLKRVMDIDEPKRERLTVREAMIPLEELAVMSANGKGDEAVRKMTRTHNGKIFVCDADGRLLGMVTKTDLLNVANERQEYMQRGLPSK; encoded by the coding sequence TTGACAGGGCTAACGGACACCGCCGTCAAGATAGGCATAGCAATATCCTACGGCCTCATGGGGCTGGGCTTTTTTGTGATCCTCACCAGCGACTTTCTCAGCGGCATCTGGCTGCTCCTCATCGGGTGGTTTCTCCAGAGCGGAGCGCAATCTTACAAGTACCAGTATGAGCTGACCGCAATCCTGTCAAAGGTAAGGGTCGGGGACATCATGAACGCCGCGTTTATCGCCATGCCGCCAGAGATCACCCTGCAGGAATCGCAGCGGCGCTATTTTTCCACCTACATGAAAAGCACGTTTCCCGTAACAGACGCCGGCGGAAAGCTGCTTGGCATGGTCACCCTGAAAAGGGTGATGGACATCGACGAGCCCAAAAGGGAAAGGCTGACGGTCAGGGAGGCGATGATACCTCTGGAGGAGCTGGCAGTCATGAGCGCAAATGGGAAAGGCGACGAAGCGGTGCGAAAAATGACAAGGACCCACAACGGCAAGATCTTTGTGTGCGACGCAGACGGCCGGCTGCTTGGCATGGTCACCAAGACTGACCTGCTGAACGTCGCAAACGAAAGGCAGGAGTATATGCAAAGGGGGCTGCCAAGCAAGTAG
- a CDS encoding DUF6766 family protein: MWVTLGFFLVSLAIHWTFAWFAYVQEQQDHNQPIETSGYINQTMRDTMENWQSEFLQLIWQVAGLSFLLYVGSPQSKESTDRIEAKIDLLAKSLKEFTEDPEKVKELLNDIDKKYYKNSC; encoded by the coding sequence TTGTGGGTCACGCTCGGCTTTTTCCTTGTCAGTCTAGCCATTCACTGGACGTTTGCCTGGTTTGCATACGTCCAGGAGCAGCAGGATCACAACCAGCCTATAGAGACAAGCGGCTACATTAACCAGACCATGCGCGACACGATGGAAAATTGGCAATCTGAATTCTTGCAGCTGATATGGCAGGTTGCGGGCCTTTCATTTCTATTGTACGTTGGATCCCCTCAATCAAAGGAATCGACCGACAGGATTGAAGCAAAGATTGACTTGCTGGCCAAGAGTCTAAAAGAGTTCACAGAGGATCCCGAGAAGGTAAAGGAATTGCTCAATGACATAGACAAAAAGTATTACAAAAATAGCTGCTGA